Proteins from one Staphylococcus sp. IVB6214 genomic window:
- a CDS encoding ComE operon protein 2, translated as MERIKWHDYFMAQAHLLALRSTCKRLSVGATIIKDNRIIAGGYNGSVAGEVHCIDEDCLLEDGHCIRTIHAEMNAILQCAKQGVSTEGATIYVTHFPCLNCTKSIIQAGIKTIYYAKDYHNHAYALQLLDQSGVKYEHIPFEPERIANYILDSQ; from the coding sequence ATGGAAAGAATCAAATGGCATGATTATTTTATGGCACAAGCCCATTTACTTGCATTACGATCAACATGTAAACGTTTATCTGTTGGTGCGACTATTATTAAAGACAATCGAATTATAGCAGGTGGTTATAACGGCTCTGTCGCAGGTGAGGTACACTGTATCGATGAAGACTGCCTACTTGAAGATGGCCATTGCATTCGTACAATACATGCAGAGATGAATGCAATACTCCAATGTGCTAAGCAAGGTGTATCAACAGAAGGTGCAACAATTTACGTCACTCACTTCCCATGTTTAAATTGCACAAAGTCAATTATTCAAGCAGGTATTAAAACGATTTATTATGCAAAGGATTATCATAACCATGCGTATGCGTTACAATTACTTGATCAATCGGGTGTGAAATATGAACACATTCCATTTGAACCAGAACGCATTGCAAATTATATTTTAGATAGTCAATGA
- a CDS encoding helix-hairpin-helix domain-containing protein encodes MSFLSQLQAWCLKNRLLVVISGIVLVGLLVVFVQFAPTEPEPVANPLPLQQNASFETGKSTHDHNKMQNNQQQPIPIVVDIKGAVKRPNTYQMMSDDRIKQLLDKAGILPNSDLSQINLAEKLTDQKMLYIPKKGEQPKAVVASNDRPSSTDNQPVNLNTAQLSDLTNVPGIGPAKAQAILSYREEKGQFQSVEQLKEVKGIGDKTYENLSTYFTV; translated from the coding sequence ATGTCGTTTTTATCACAATTACAAGCTTGGTGTCTTAAAAACCGATTGCTTGTAGTAATCAGTGGCATTGTTTTAGTAGGTTTATTAGTCGTTTTTGTTCAATTTGCACCAACTGAACCAGAACCAGTTGCCAATCCCTTACCTTTGCAACAGAATGCATCATTTGAAACGGGGAAATCAACGCATGATCATAATAAAATGCAGAATAATCAGCAACAACCTATTCCAATTGTCGTCGATATTAAAGGTGCCGTTAAGCGACCGAATACTTATCAGATGATGTCTGATGATCGCATAAAACAATTACTCGATAAAGCGGGTATCTTGCCAAACTCAGATCTATCTCAAATCAATCTTGCAGAAAAACTGACTGATCAAAAAATGTTGTACATTCCTAAGAAGGGAGAACAACCTAAAGCTGTTGTCGCATCTAATGATAGGCCTTCATCAACTGACAATCAGCCCGTGAATTTAAATACTGCACAACTAAGTGATTTAACGAATGTACCGGGAATTGGTCCGGCAAAAGCGCAAGCCATTTTGTCATATCGTGAAGAAAAAGGTCAATTTCAATCAGTAGAACAATTGAAAGAAGTGAAAGGGATTGGCGACAAAACCTATGAGAACTTGAGTACCTATTTTACAGTATGA
- a CDS encoding class I SAM-dependent methyltransferase produces the protein MAYQTLSAFYDQLTDDQPYERWQEIVQHFLPKSHVSSILDLGCGTGTLTTTFLNFSDEVIGMDLSEEMVAFAQQKHDKIIWKVGDMSEFQLSERFDVITILCDSLNYLADEEDVLATFNHVHQHLKNEGVLIFDVHTTHKMDTQFNGATYLDDREDLTLVWQTEPGELPHSVWHDLVFFVREDNGQYVRHDETQFQRTLDKTIYQSMLESVGFKNIKMFYDFDPTCNDPKSDRLFFVAYK, from the coding sequence ATGGCATACCAAACACTTAGTGCTTTTTATGATCAACTGACAGATGATCAACCGTATGAGCGTTGGCAAGAGATTGTCCAACACTTTTTACCGAAATCTCACGTGTCATCCATATTAGATTTAGGATGTGGTACCGGGACTTTAACGACGACATTTTTGAATTTTTCTGATGAAGTTATCGGGATGGATTTAAGTGAAGAAATGGTTGCATTTGCTCAACAAAAGCATGACAAAATCATCTGGAAAGTTGGAGATATGTCTGAATTCCAACTGTCAGAACGCTTCGATGTTATAACGATATTATGTGACTCATTAAATTACTTGGCAGATGAAGAAGATGTTCTAGCTACGTTTAACCATGTACATCAACATTTAAAAAACGAGGGTGTGTTAATTTTTGACGTTCATACAACACATAAAATGGACACACAGTTTAACGGTGCAACTTATTTAGACGATCGAGAAGATTTAACACTCGTTTGGCAAACTGAGCCGGGGGAATTACCACATAGTGTATGGCATGATTTAGTATTCTTCGTCCGAGAAGACAATGGTCAGTATGTACGTCATGATGAAACACAATTTCAGAGAACGTTAGATAAAACAATCTATCAAAGTATGTTAGAATCAGTCGGATTTAAAAATATTAAAATGTTTTACGACTTTGATCCTACATGTAACGATCCAAAGAGTGACAGATTATTTTTTGTTGCTTATAAATAA